In Mucilaginibacter boryungensis, a single window of DNA contains:
- a CDS encoding CsbD family protein: MDKLEIKGKWNEIKGKIKQAYGDLTEDDLAHEEGQDDELLGKLQQKTGKGRDELVKWINSL, from the coding sequence ATGGATAAGTTAGAGATTAAAGGCAAATGGAACGAGATAAAGGGTAAGATTAAGCAAGCTTATGGCGACCTGACCGAGGACGACCTGGCGCACGAAGAAGGCCAGGACGATGAACTGTTAGGTAAGCTGCAACAAAAAACCGGCAAAGGCCGTGATGAGCTGGTAAAATGGATCAATAGTTTATAA
- the acs gene encoding acetate--CoA ligase produces MKITSFDDYKQIYKQSVEQPEQFWEGVANTFQWRKKWDKVLEWNFTEPRVRWFDGAKLNISENCLDRNLEKLGDKPAIIWEPNDPTEDHRVLTYKQLHDKVCQFANVLKNNGAKKGDRICIYMPMVPELAIALLACARIGAIHSVVFGGFSAQSIADRIQDAECNIVITADGGFRGAKDIPLKSVIDDALVQCPSVKRVIVLTRTRTPVAMIKGRDVWWEDEVKKVETQGNVTCEAEEMEAEDMLFILYTSGSTGKPKGVVHTCGGYMVYAGYTFDTTFQYQPGEIFFCTADIGWITGHSYIVYGPLSQGATSLMFEGVPTWPDAGRFWDIVDKHKVNILYTAPTAIRSLMSFGDEPLKGKNLSTLTKLGSVGEPINEEAWHWFDEKIGHGKCPIADTWWQTENGGHMITPIAGVTPLKPGYASFPLPGVQPILVDEKGNEIEGNGVSGNLCIKFPWPGMLRTTYGDHERCRQTYFATYPGNYFTGDGCLRDEDGYYRITGRVDDVLNVSGHRIGTAEVENAINMHSSVVESAVVGYPHDIKGQGVYAFVVSPNQHGDAELARKDIMMTVARIIGAIAKPDKIQFVSGLPKTRSGKIMRRILRKIAEGDTSNLGDTSTLLDPGVVEEIKAGAL; encoded by the coding sequence ATGAAAATTACCTCATTCGACGATTACAAGCAAATTTATAAACAAAGTGTAGAGCAACCCGAGCAATTTTGGGAAGGCGTAGCCAACACATTCCAATGGCGCAAAAAGTGGGATAAGGTGCTGGAATGGAATTTTACCGAACCCAGGGTTCGCTGGTTCGATGGCGCAAAACTGAACATCAGCGAAAACTGCCTCGACCGTAACCTGGAAAAACTGGGCGATAAACCAGCCATTATATGGGAACCGAATGACCCGACCGAAGACCACCGCGTGTTGACTTATAAGCAACTGCATGATAAAGTTTGCCAGTTTGCTAATGTGCTGAAAAATAACGGGGCCAAAAAAGGCGACCGCATTTGTATATATATGCCAATGGTGCCCGAACTGGCTATTGCTTTGCTGGCGTGTGCCCGTATTGGCGCTATACACTCGGTAGTGTTTGGTGGGTTCTCTGCCCAGTCAATTGCTGATAGGATACAGGATGCCGAATGTAATATTGTGATCACTGCCGATGGTGGTTTTCGTGGAGCTAAAGATATCCCTTTAAAAAGTGTAATTGACGATGCCCTGGTGCAATGCCCATCGGTTAAGAGGGTAATTGTATTAACCCGCACCCGCACACCGGTGGCCATGATAAAAGGCCGCGATGTTTGGTGGGAAGATGAAGTAAAAAAGGTAGAAACGCAGGGTAATGTTACTTGCGAAGCCGAAGAAATGGAAGCCGAGGATATGCTGTTTATTCTGTACACTTCGGGATCAACGGGTAAACCTAAAGGGGTGGTGCATACTTGCGGCGGGTATATGGTTTATGCCGGGTACACCTTTGATACCACCTTCCAATATCAGCCCGGAGAGATATTTTTCTGTACCGCAGATATCGGCTGGATAACCGGTCACTCCTATATTGTTTACGGGCCCTTATCGCAAGGGGCAACTTCATTAATGTTTGAAGGGGTACCTACTTGGCCGGATGCAGGCCGTTTTTGGGATATTGTAGATAAACACAAAGTAAATATATTATATACCGCGCCAACTGCCATCCGCTCGCTGATGAGTTTTGGGGATGAACCGCTGAAAGGGAAAAACTTAAGTACGCTAACCAAACTCGGATCGGTAGGTGAACCTATTAATGAAGAGGCCTGGCATTGGTTTGATGAAAAAATAGGGCATGGCAAATGCCCCATAGCAGATACCTGGTGGCAGACTGAGAATGGCGGACATATGATAACGCCGATTGCTGGCGTTACGCCATTGAAGCCGGGCTATGCCAGTTTCCCGCTGCCAGGCGTACAGCCTATTTTGGTTGACGAAAAAGGTAACGAGATTGAGGGTAACGGCGTAAGCGGTAACCTTTGTATAAAATTCCCATGGCCGGGTATGCTGCGTACCACTTATGGCGATCATGAACGTTGCCGCCAAACGTATTTTGCTACCTATCCCGGCAATTACTTTACCGGCGATGGCTGCCTGCGTGATGAAGACGGCTATTACCGCATTACCGGCCGTGTGGACGATGTGTTGAATGTATCCGGTCACCGCATAGGTACGGCCGAGGTAGAGAACGCTATTAATATGCACAGCAGCGTAGTGGAATCGGCAGTGGTTGGTTACCCACACGATATTAAAGGACAGGGCGTATATGCTTTTGTGGTTAGTCCGAATCAGCATGGCGATGCCGAACTTGCACGCAAAGATATCATGATGACTGTAGCCCGAATTATAGGCGCCATTGCCAAACCCGATAAGATCCAGTTTGTAAGCGGCTTGCCAAAAACCCGCTCGGGTAAAATTATGCGCCGCATATTGCGCAAAATTGCCGAGGGCGATACCAGCAACCTGGGCGATACATCCACTTTGTTGGATCCGGGCGTGGTGGAGGAGATCAAAGCGGGGGCGTTGTAG
- the rpmB gene encoding 50S ribosomal protein L28, with product MSRICDLTGKSALTGNSVSNSNRKTKRRFNPNLQLKKFYIPEEDKWITLKVSTSAVKTITKNGITACINKFVKTGKI from the coding sequence ATGTCAAGAATATGTGATTTAACAGGGAAATCGGCACTTACCGGTAATAGCGTTTCAAATTCGAACCGCAAAACCAAACGCAGATTTAATCCAAATTTACAACTGAAAAAGTTTTATATCCCTGAAGAGGATAAATGGATCACACTGAAAGTGTCTACTTCGGCTGTTAAAACCATTACCAAAAACGGCATCACTGCCTGCATTAACAAATTTGTAAAAACAGGAAAAATATAA
- the rpmG gene encoding 50S ribosomal protein L33 — protein MAKKGNRVQVILECTEHKESGMPGMSRYITTKNKKNTTERLEMKKFNPVLRKVTVHKEIK, from the coding sequence ATGGCAAAAAAAGGCAACAGGGTTCAGGTAATATTAGAGTGCACCGAGCATAAAGAAAGCGGTATGCCGGGTATGTCTCGTTACATTACCACCAAGAACAAGAAAAACACCACTGAAAGGTTAGAAATGAAAAAATTCAATCCGGTGTTAAGAAAAGTAACCGTTCATAAAGAAATTAAGTAA
- a CDS encoding DUF4295 domain-containing protein, whose translation MAKKVVATLKTGKGKEFSKVITMVKSPKTGAYSFKEAIVPNEAVKDVIAKN comes from the coding sequence ATGGCAAAGAAAGTAGTTGCAACCCTGAAAACAGGTAAAGGCAAAGAATTCTCAAAAGTAATTACTATGGTTAAGTCACCTAAAACCGGTGCTTATTCATTTAAAGAAGCAATTGTTCCTAACGAAGCCGTTAAGGATGTGATTGCTAAAAACTAA
- the ftsY gene encoding signal recognition particle-docking protein FtsY: MGLFDFFKKKETTPQQQQALDTGLEKTKDNLFSKLTKAVAGKSTVDDDVLDELEEILVTSDVGVKTTLKIIERIQARVARDKYIGTSELNGILRDEIQQLLAENNSNDFQSFEYGNHKPYVIMVVGVNGVGKTTTIGKLAHQLKQAGNQVVLGAADTFRAAAVDQLILWGERVKVRVVAQAMGSDPASVAFDTLKSAVSNGDDVAIIDTAGRLHNKVGLMNELTKIKNVMQKVVPGAPHEILLVLDASTGQNAIEQCKQFTEATNVNALALTKLDGTAKGGVVIGISDQFKIPVKYIGVGESMDDLQLFDRKAFVESLFK, translated from the coding sequence ATGGGCTTATTTGATTTTTTTAAGAAAAAGGAAACTACCCCGCAGCAGCAGCAGGCGCTGGATACCGGTTTGGAAAAAACCAAGGATAACCTGTTCAGCAAGTTAACCAAGGCGGTAGCCGGTAAATCTACTGTCGATGATGACGTACTGGATGAGCTGGAAGAGATTTTGGTAACATCCGACGTTGGCGTTAAAACCACCCTTAAAATTATTGAGCGTATACAAGCCCGTGTAGCCCGCGATAAATACATCGGCACATCCGAACTGAACGGCATACTGCGCGATGAGATACAGCAACTGCTGGCCGAAAATAACAGTAACGATTTCCAGAGCTTTGAATATGGCAACCATAAGCCTTATGTAATTATGGTGGTGGGCGTAAATGGCGTGGGTAAAACCACCACCATTGGCAAACTGGCCCATCAGCTAAAACAAGCAGGCAACCAGGTGGTATTAGGGGCTGCCGATACCTTCCGTGCGGCGGCAGTGGATCAGCTGATACTTTGGGGCGAACGTGTTAAAGTACGTGTAGTGGCCCAGGCAATGGGCTCGGATCCGGCCTCGGTAGCTTTTGATACTTTGAAATCTGCTGTCTCTAATGGTGATGATGTGGCAATTATAGATACTGCCGGTCGTTTACATAATAAAGTTGGCCTGATGAACGAGCTGACTAAAATTAAAAACGTAATGCAAAAGGTTGTGCCTGGCGCTCCGCACGAGATTTTACTGGTGCTGGATGCCTCGACCGGGCAAAACGCCATTGAACAATGCAAGCAATTTACCGAAGCTACCAACGTTAATGCCCTGGCCCTAACCAAGCTGGACGGCACTGCCAAAGGCGGCGTGGTAATAGGCATATCCGATCAGTTTAAGATACCGGTAAAATATATTGGTGTAGGTGAAAGTATGGACGATTTGCAGCTTTTCGATAGGAAGGCATTTGTAGAATCACTTTTTAAGTGA
- a CDS encoding GxxExxY protein, translated as MASVEQDELTHRIIGCCYAVHTALGPGFIEKIYAKALQIQLRKEGLKYEAEKEFNVFFNEEFVGKFRCDLFVDNKVIVELKSVTGYIPKLFENQLLSYLKASKIQTGLLINFGNASCEVKRVSK; from the coding sequence ATGGCGAGCGTTGAACAAGATGAATTAACCCATAGAATAATAGGTTGTTGTTATGCTGTTCATACTGCTTTAGGGCCTGGATTTATCGAGAAAATATACGCGAAAGCCTTACAAATTCAATTGAGAAAAGAAGGTTTAAAATACGAGGCAGAGAAAGAGTTTAATGTATTTTTCAATGAAGAATTTGTAGGCAAATTTAGATGTGACCTATTTGTTGACAATAAAGTAATTGTAGAATTAAAATCCGTAACGGGATATATCCCGAAGCTTTTTGAAAATCAGTTATTGTCTTATTTAAAAGCAAGTAAAATACAAACAGGATTACTTATAAACTTTGGCAATGCAAGTTGCGAGGTTAAAAGGGTATCCAAATAG
- the rimO gene encoding 30S ribosomal protein S12 methylthiotransferase RimO — translation MRTKESVKSGLKSVKSNEAKPRVNVVTLGCSKNTYDSEVLMGQLKGNAFDVVHEADKVGKNDIIVINTCGFIDNAKQESIDTILQYSELKEQGKVGKVIVTGCLSERYKPELEAEIGNVDSWFGTNDLPNLLTSIGANYRHELIGERMLTTPSHFAYFKIAEGCNRPCSFCAIPLMRGKHLSTPMEDLVRNAESLAKNGTKELILIAQDLTYYGLDLYGKRNLDELLRRLSDVNGIEWIRLQYAYPSGFPMEILDVMNERDNICKYMDMPLQHITDNMLSSMRRGITKQKTIDIVNKIRDKVPGIAMRTTLITGYPGETQQDFEEMAQWVEDTKFDRLGCFTYSHEEKTHAHSLVDDVPEEVKQERADAIMEIQQGISFDKNQEKIGQTFKVLIDKKDGDFFIGRTQYDSPEVDNEVLIDATVNYATIGSFVNVKIDNAEDFDLYGDIVK, via the coding sequence ATGAGGACGAAAGAATCGGTGAAATCGGGTTTAAAATCTGTGAAATCAAACGAGGCGAAGCCTCGTGTCAATGTAGTGACCCTTGGCTGTTCTAAAAACACTTACGATTCGGAAGTGCTGATGGGGCAGTTAAAAGGCAACGCTTTTGATGTAGTGCACGAGGCAGATAAAGTGGGTAAGAACGATATCATTGTTATTAACACCTGCGGATTTATTGATAACGCCAAGCAGGAATCTATCGATACCATACTGCAATACAGCGAACTGAAGGAGCAAGGCAAGGTAGGCAAGGTAATTGTTACCGGCTGCCTTTCTGAACGCTATAAACCTGAATTGGAAGCCGAAATTGGCAACGTCGATTCATGGTTTGGTACAAATGACCTGCCTAATCTTCTGACTTCAATTGGCGCCAACTACCGTCACGAACTGATTGGTGAGCGCATGCTGACCACCCCATCGCATTTTGCTTATTTTAAAATTGCCGAGGGCTGTAACCGCCCATGCTCATTTTGCGCTATTCCGTTAATGCGCGGCAAGCACCTGAGCACCCCCATGGAGGATTTAGTACGCAACGCGGAATCTTTAGCTAAAAACGGCACGAAGGAGCTGATACTAATTGCGCAGGACCTGACCTATTACGGTCTTGATCTATATGGCAAACGTAATTTGGATGAATTGCTGCGCCGCCTGAGCGATGTTAACGGTATTGAATGGATCCGCCTGCAATATGCTTACCCTTCAGGTTTCCCCATGGAGATATTGGATGTAATGAACGAGCGCGATAATATCTGCAAATACATGGATATGCCGCTGCAGCACATTACCGATAATATGCTATCGTCTATGCGCCGTGGTATTACCAAGCAAAAAACCATTGATATTGTAAACAAGATACGTGATAAGGTGCCGGGTATTGCCATGCGTACCACACTGATCACCGGTTACCCTGGCGAAACTCAGCAGGATTTTGAAGAAATGGCGCAATGGGTTGAAGATACTAAGTTCGACCGCCTGGGTTGCTTTACCTATTCGCACGAGGAAAAAACCCATGCCCATAGCCTCGTTGATGATGTACCTGAGGAAGTAAAACAGGAACGCGCCGATGCTATTATGGAAATTCAGCAGGGTATTTCTTTTGATAAGAACCAGGAAAAGATCGGTCAGACGTTTAAAGTGCTGATAGATAAAAAAGATGGCGACTTTTTTATAGGCCGCACCCAATACGATTCGCCTGAAGTAGATAACGAGGTATTAATTGACGCCACGGTTAACTATGCCACCATCGGCAGCTTTGTGAATGTAAAAATTGACAACGCTGAAGATTTTGATCTGTACGGGGATATTGTGAAGTAA